In the Pecten maximus chromosome 5, xPecMax1.1, whole genome shotgun sequence genome, tggcttgacatgactatctagtagggtgtcagggaatacattggcttgacatgactatctagtagggtgtcagggaatacattggcttgacatgactATCTAGTAGGGTGTGAGGGAATACACTGGCTTGACATGACTATCTAGTAGGGTGTGagggaatacattggcttgacatgactAGTAGGGTGTGAGGGAATAAACTGGCTTGACATGACTATCTAGTAGGGTGTcagggaatacattggcttgacatgactatctagtagggtgtcagggaatacattggcttgacatgactAGTAGGGTGTGagggaatacattggcttgacatgTCTATCTAGTAGGGTGTAagggaatacattggcttgacatgactAGTAGGGTGTGAGGGAATACACTGGCTTGACATGACTATCTAGTAGGGTGTGAGGGAATACACTGGCTTGACATGACTATCTAGTAGGGTGTGagggaatacattggcttgacatgactatctagtagggtgtcagggaatacattggcttgacttgactatctagtagggtgtcagggaatacattggcttgacttgactatctagtagggtgtaagggaatacattggcttgacatgacAATCTAGTAGGTTGTCGgggaatacattggcttgacatgacAATCTAGTAGGTTGTCGgggaatacattggcttgacatgactATCTAGTAGGTTGTCAGGGAATACTTTGGCTTGACATGACTAGTAGGGTGTGagggaatacattggcttgacatgactATCTATAAGGGTGTGagggaatacattggcttgacatgTCTATCTAGTAGGTTGTcagggaatacattggcttgacatgactatctagtagggtgtcagggaatacattggcttgacatgactATCTATAAGGGTGTGagggaatacattggcttgacatgTCTATCTAGTAGGGTGTCAACCTatagcatacatgtatgtagcaTCCATAGCCTTAATTATCACAGATAATAATTAATAGGTCACATGTTACATCATATGTCTAATCACAGATTAcaactacatttgtattggtGATAGGTCACCTGTAACATCAAACCCTCCAACCTGTTCTAGCTTCTTACAACTTTCTCATGGCAGGTAGAGCTACAGGTAAGTTGTCCCACCTCTATCTCCCATAAAACATGTCAATTAGACCCCTCTTAAGTAAATTTAATTCCATGTAGGATAAGGTAGTTTGTATATACTCCTGCACTTTGCAAAGTTGAATAAATAAGAAGCCAAAACCATTTCTAAATACCTTTGATTTGGGCAAATTGGACCTTTTATATGTAATCCTGCACCTTGCAAAGTTAAATAAATTAGAAGCCAAAACTATGTCTAAATATCTCTGATTCAGGCCATTTGGACCTTTTGTTAAAGTTAGATTTTATTCTCTGTAGagtttaacttaaaattttctcACCTTATCACCTCTATCCAATAGTGTCATCCATTTGCTTTTAAGAATAAAAAATGTGAGAAgccacattaaaaaaaatggccACAGCCGCCAGAATTGATCCGAAGAGATTAAACCCGCTCGTTTGTCTATAGATATAGAGCCTGTGAGTACATAGACATTTTATCCAgctctgtctatatatatagagcCTGTGAGTACATTTTATCCAgctgtctatatatattgagCCTGTGAGTACATAGACATTTTATCCAgccctgtctatatatatagagcCTGTGATCGAGTACATAGACATTTTATCCAGCTCTGTCTATAAAATATGCATTTCACCTTAAATAAAGTTAATATTCCAAAGTACAAAATGACACCTTGGTGTTATCCCAATTTTTTTAactaaatgttttgtttattttgaacaTACAAATGAAAAAATTCTATAAAATGTAGGCTCCTCAATGCCAGGATTAAATATCAATTTCCATTGTAAATCATGGTTTCCTGGTTTGAATTTAAGTATAGGCTGCTGGAATATATTCGTATTGAATTCCCTAGTTTCTGTATCACGTCTGTATAACCAGAGCAAGTTCCAGAATTTGGCACGAAATTAAGCTTaatcattcatatatatataaaaaaaaaatggcttcTGTGGTTCCAAGAGTCTATAGACATTTCTATCTGACACGATTGTCTAAAGCTAAAACTGACATAAAAACACAGCATTCACGCAGTTGTGGGGAAAAGATTTGTAGAAAATAGAGCCTGCGTTACAGGTCCCAGCTATCAATGTGTGCTGTATGCCTTCTGGCAGATGTTGTAGTCATATTCACAATTAAGATAGTGAATGTGTCAGTGATATATGTAATCTGGACAATAAGCAATTCATTTTTTATCTCCCTTTAAGTGGTATAATGCGAAAATGCTATACTGATGACATGCCTTTTCATTTCCTGAAGCAATTAACACGGTGAAAACTGCAACAGATGTGTGCACACAAAGataagatatacaatgtacgttatCATGTGGTGACCGCCTCATACTGCAAATGTCCTATAGTCCAAAGGCCCATAAGTCATAAGGCCCAATATTCCAAAGGCACATTAGTCCTAAGGCCCAATAGTCCAAAGGCCCATTAGACCTAAGGCCCAATATTCCGAAGGCCCATAAGTCATAAGGCCCAATAGTCCAAAGGCCCATACATCATAAGGCCCAATAGTCCAAAGGCCAATTAGACCTAAGGCCAAATAGTCCAAAGGCCCATTAGTCCTAAGGCCCAATAGTCTAAAGGCCCATACGTCATAAGGCTCAATAGTCTAAAGGCCCATACGTCATAAGGCTCAATAGTCCAAAGGCCAATTAGACCTAAGGCCAAATAGTCCGAAGGTCCAAAAGTCTGAATGCCCTTAAGTCTGAAGGCCCATTAGTCCTAAGGCTCAATAGTCCAAAAATAGGTAATATTTTAACGTGGATAAatggttatatacatgtatgaaaggTTTCTCActgtgtatataacatgtgtatcaagagtatgacagaatatgtatgtatgaaaaAATCAAATCTCAAACCGAAAGAAAAAATCTTTGTGCCAAAAAGTGAGGGGATCAGTAGTATAATCTTTGCCATGGTGTCATTGCAATGTTATGCTTCAAAACACGGCACTATTTTGAATGACCTGGTCTCTGATAAAAAAGAACTGCCTCCAAGTGTATAAAAATGAATATGGATATAAAGCAACTAACCATATGTTCTACCATTGCTTTCTGTGCATGCCAAGCATGATTTTTCTCATTTTGTTTGTGCCATTTCTGTTGATTTTTCTGTTCCAAGTCTTTATCTATGAATCATTTGACATTGAATCTCTAATAAACTAATAactgatttttaaaaataagaaTGTACATTATTTCTATGTAATCTCCCTCTGACCAAGCTCTGTCTGTGTAACCTCCCAATGGTCCAGCTCTGTCTGTGTAGCCTCTCAATAATCCAGCTCGGTCTGTGTAGCCTCCCAATGATCCAGCTCTGTCTGTGTAGCCTCCCAATGATCCAGCTCTGTCTATGTTACCTCTCAATGATCCAGCTCTGTCTGTGTAACCTCTCAATGATCCAGATCTGTATGTATAACCTCCCAATGATCCAGCTCTGTCTTTGTAACCTCCCAATGATCCAGCTCTGTCTATGTAACCTCCCAATGATCCAGCTCTGTCTATGTAACCTCCCAATAATCCAACTCTGTCTGTGTAACCTCCCAATGATCCAGCTCTGTCTGTGTAACCTCCCAATGATCCAGCTCTGTCTGTGTAACCTCCCAATGATCCAGCTCGGTCTGTGTAACCTCCCAATGATCCAGCTCTGTCTGTGTAACCTCCCAATGATCCAGTTCTGTCTGTGTAACCTCTCAATGATCCAGCTCTGTCTGTGTAACCTCCCTATGATCCAGCTCTGTCTGTGTAACCTCCCAATGATCCAGCTCTGTCTGTGTAACCTCCCAATGATCCAGCTCTGTCTGTGTAATCTCCCTATGATCCAGCTCTGTCTGTGTAACCTCTCAATGATCCAGATCTGTCTGTGTAACCTCCCAATGATCCAGCTCTGTCTGTGTAACCTCCTAATGATCCAGCTGTCTGTGTAACCTCCCAATGATCCAGCTCTGTCTGTGTAACCTCCTAATGATCCAGCTGTCTGTGTAACCTCCCAATGATCCAGCTGTCTGTGTAACCTCCCAATGATCCAGCTCTGTCTGTGTAACCTCCCAATGATCCAGCTCTGTCTGTGTAACCTCCCAATGATCCAGCTCTGTCTATGTAACCTCCCAATGATCCAGCTCTGTCTGTGTAACCTCCCAATGATCCAGCTCTGTCTGTGTAACCTCCCAATGATCCAGCTCTGTCTGTGTAACCTCCCAATGATCCAGCTGTCTGTGTAACCTCCCAATGATCCAGTTCTGTCTGTGTAACCTCCCAATGATCCAGCTCTGTCTGTGTAACCTCCCAATGATCCAGCTCTGTCTGTGTAACCTCCCAATGATCCAGCTCTGTCTGTGTTACCTCCCAATCATCCAGCTCTGTCTGTGTAACCTCTCAATGATCCAGCTCTGTCTGTGTAACCTCTCAATGATCCAGCTCTGTCTGTGTAACCTCTCAATGATCCAGCTCTGTCTGTATAAACTCCCAATGATCCAGCTCTGTCTGTGTAACCTCCCAATGATCCAGCTCTGTCTGTATAACCCCCCAATGATCCAGCTCTGTCTGTGTAACCCCTCAATGATCCAGATCTGTCTGTGTAACCCCTCAATGATCCAGCTCTGTCCGTGTAACCTCTCAATGATCCAGCTCTGTCTGTGTAACCTCTCAATGATCCAGCTCTGTCTGTGTAACCTCCCAATGATCCAGCTCTGTCTGTGTAACCTCCCAATGATCCAGATCTGTCTGTGTAACCTCCCAATGATCCAGCTTTGTCTGTATAACCTCCCAATGATCCAGATCTGTCTGTATAACCTCCAAAACCTTATTCAGTAAGCCTGTGTGGTGTATAGTTTGATGGTATCTCCCAAACCAGCTGAAACTCTCACAGAAACAGTTACCAACATGTTTATGGCGTCCTGTCATGTTCACTAATTTGCCAAGCTTATCACattcactttgaatttaaaaattcCTTTTTTGTTTCCATGGAAGCCAATTTTGGAGCAGGGTAAGAGATTTAATTGGAgaagaaaattatcaaatttcGAAGTCTGGGTTTGATTGATGTAGGGCTATTATAACCTGTGGTAATTGTCTGCCATCAGGATGAGTAAATCAAGTCCATCTGTCACAGGTTTGCTGTTGTATCTAGTATCAGTATCAGTCGGAGGTATTTATTAAGTACCTGTATAAGATGTCATTAGGTATCAATTACCTGTATAAGATGTAATTAGGTattaattacctgtataagATGTAATCAGGTattaattacctgtataagATGTAATTAGGTattaattacctgtataagATGTAATCAGGTattaattacctgtataagATGTAATCAGGTattaattacctgtataagATGTAATTAGGTattaattacctgtataagATAATTAGTATCAATTACCTGTATAATATGTAATTACATATTAAGTACCTGTATAAGATGTAATTACATATTAAGTACCTGTATAAGATGTAATTACGTATTAAGTACCTGTATAAGATGTAATCAGGTATTAATTACCTGTATCAGATGAAATAAGTAATTTTTAACATCCTCAAATGACcattatgaaatgtttatttgtcCATCAATGTTTGCCAGTCAAAAAACAATTGATGTATTTCTACCTGTTTGTGTATTGATCTTTAAATTGATCGTTCAGGTGATCTCCAATAATACCTGTAGTCTATTTCCTATTGTTTGAGGAGACAATGGGGCTCCATTACATTACTTCTCCTGTCAGGTGTTATGGCTCCTGGCCATCCAGGTATGCATGTATCATGTAAATGaaggaaaatataacaaattatttctaGTCTTTGAATGTGTTTCTAGGTATTGTAGGTACAAATTGGTACAGTGTAGATGAAGATGAAAAACAATTTGCAAGTGCATAATCCAATTAAGCGGTGCCATCACTCATATCAACAACTCCACCCTAGTACTCAATCTTCCTACAGCAGATATCTCTCTCCTTCACACTGTGAGGCACATTAACTCCAGAAATTGTCAGCCactttgtatgttttattttcccAGACTTGTGTAAGTTGTGGCTTCCCAGATCTGTTCCGACCCTGTCTACCTTAAACCCAATTCTACAATCTAATTCCAGAAAACTAGTCTCTGTCTCTTTATGATGTttcctattttgatatttacaaGGTCCTTCAGAAATTCTGAGTGGAAGTAATTGAACCTGAGCGCAGTTATTTTTCACACCATCAAAGTTTTAGCTGTTTTTTTCAGACACCAAACGGCCAAAGCATTGAGTAAAGATGGCCCCTGAGAAGTTGTAATTAAATGTCAATGATTCTACATGTAAGACTTTAATACAACAGATATAGTGTTTAACAAAACTGATGTGGTTAGTGTTCTGGTGTCCGATGATTCTAGTGGCTACCAAAAACATCCAGTATAGCGAGATAGAGAATCCAATCACTTGTACACTTCCCAGCAAATAAATTCCCTCTGGGTCTGGGTCTCCTTCAATTCCAATAACCACTTGTAGAGAAGCTAAAACGATATCCACATAAAGGTTTCCCCAAGTGATAATTTGAGGGGAACTTTAGGAGTACCATTTTGTTCTCTCACTAATATATCAGATATTTCTGAGGTAGTTTGATAATATCTATTTTCTTCCTACAAACTATTTTTGGACATGTTCCACAATAGTAAAACTTTCAAATTTTACTTGTAGGCCATTTGACACCCAACAATTGCTTCACTTTCAAGATCGTCTGTGAAGTAGCTTTGTAATCCAGCAATTAGCATGCTATCATCTAATTGAGGATACTTGAATGATAATTTTGTAGTTCAAGAAAGAGCTATGCTAAGTATTGTGATTAACAGATGGGTAATTTTAAAGTCCAGCTATTGTTACACTATCAAAATTACTTGTGGGGTAAAGTCCAACAATTGTTACATTTTCAATATAACTTGTGGGGTAATTTCAAAGTCCAGCCAATATATGTTACACTTTCAAGATTACTTGTGGGGTATATTTAAAGTCCAGCTATTGTTACACAAAATGTACTATCAAAACTACTTGTGGGGTAATTTTGAATTCCAACAATTGTTACACATTCAAGATTACTTGTGGGGGTAATTTTGAAGTCCAACAATTGCTACACATCCAAGATTACTTGTGGGGTAATTTTGAAGTCCAACAATTGTTACACATTCAAGATTACTTGTGGGGTAATTTTGAAGTCCAACAATTGTTACACATCCAAGATTACTTGTGGGGTAATTTTGAAGTCCAACAATTGTTACACATCCAAGATTACTTGTGGGGTAATTTTGAAGTCCAACAATTGTTACACATTCAAGATTACTTGTGGGGTAATTTTGAAGTCCAACAATTGTTACACATTCAAGATTACTTGTGGGGTAATTTTGAAGTCCAATAATTGTTACACATTCAAGATTACTTGTGGGGTAATTTTTGAAGTCCAACAATTGTTACACATTCAAGATTACTTGTGGGGTAATTTTGAAGTCCAGTAATTATTACACTACCGAGGTTACTTGCAGGGTAATATACAATCACCTGGAAAAACCAATGAAGAAAtcaaattacaatatatttcaataatccATATTCAACTACTACATGTTTTGCCAGAACAATAAAAGACATTACCTAGAATAGTTTGACCAAGTGTGTTAAGGATCATGCCAATGAGGCTTCAGAATGCCCTCTAAGAGCCAACAAAGTATAGcttatcattatatttacatgtaaaaatcCTCTCCTATAAGAGAACAACTACTAGACACAATATACAATAAGCATTATAAGCAAAACTGATTTTCTGACACCTCAAATTTCTTCATTTCGCTTATCTTGAAGATCAGTTTGACAGGATATTTCTTCAAGAAATCAAATTATCTCTCACTATCAGAATGAATGACTGGCTCCGACACTGAAGTCAGACATGCAGACAGCACTTTCTGTGCTGACTCCGACCATTTTGACCATTTTACACTTCCTCTCTTCAGTCTAGTGGAC is a window encoding:
- the LOC117328450 gene encoding uncharacterized protein LOC117328450, which produces MIQFCLCNLPMIQLCLCNLPMIQLCLCNLPMIQLCLCYLPIIQLCLCNLSMIQLCLCNLSMIQLCLCNLSMIQLCLYKLPMIQLCLCNLPMIQLCLYNPPMIQLCLCNPSMIQICLCNPSMIQLCPCNLSMIQLCLCNLSMIQLCLCNLPMIQLCLCNLPMIQICLCNLPMIQLCLYNLPMIQICLYNLQNLIQ
- the LOC117328449 gene encoding uncharacterized protein LOC117328449 codes for the protein MVQLCLCSLSIIQLGLCSLPMIQLCLCSLPMIQLCLCYLSMIQLCLCNLSMIQICMYNLPMIQLCLCNLPMIQLCLCNLPMIQLCLCNLPIIQLCLCNLPMIQLCLCNLPMIQLCLCNLPMIQLGLCNLPMIQLCLCNLPMIQFCLCNLSMIQLCLCNLPMIQLCLCNLPMIQLCLCNLPMIQLCLCNLPMIQLCLCNLSMIQICLCNLPMIQLCLCNLLMIQLSV